In one Terriglobia bacterium genomic region, the following are encoded:
- a CDS encoding NAD-dependent epimerase/dehydratase family protein: MRILVTGGAGFIGSHLCDALVARGDRVWCVDNLHLGRLENVRHLEGTEGFRFLRLDVLDATPLDALFREAEFDAVFHLAANSDIRQGGLDHDVDLRLNFLTTYRVLETMVRHDVRRVFFASTSAVFGDAGDTLRESDGPMRPISFYGASKLAAEGYLSVYADNYGLKTWILRFPNVVGERCTHGAVHDFVERLRADPSRLAVLGDGTQAKPYLYVRDLVAAMLLVVDRAPEEFAVYHVGPEDRTSVREIAEIVVEEMGVTGIPIEYSGGPKGWVGDVPSFGYDLGKIKALGFVVPRTSTEAVRLAVRRILGRA, encoded by the coding sequence ATGCGGATCCTCGTGACCGGCGGGGCCGGATTCATCGGCAGCCACCTGTGCGACGCGCTCGTCGCCCGGGGCGACCGCGTGTGGTGCGTGGACAATCTCCATCTGGGGAGACTGGAGAACGTCCGACACCTCGAGGGCACGGAGGGATTCCGGTTCCTGAGACTCGACGTCCTCGACGCGACGCCGCTCGACGCGCTGTTCAGGGAGGCCGAGTTCGACGCGGTCTTCCACCTCGCCGCCAACTCGGACATCCGGCAGGGCGGCCTCGATCACGACGTGGATCTGAGACTGAACTTCCTGACGACCTACAGGGTGCTCGAGACCATGGTCCGGCACGACGTGAGGCGCGTCTTCTTCGCCAGCACCTCGGCGGTCTTCGGGGATGCCGGTGACACCCTGAGGGAATCCGACGGGCCGATGCGCCCGATCTCCTTCTACGGGGCGAGCAAGCTCGCGGCGGAGGGCTACCTCTCCGTGTACGCGGACAACTACGGGCTCAAGACCTGGATCCTCAGGTTCCCCAACGTGGTGGGGGAACGCTGCACGCACGGCGCCGTTCACGACTTCGTCGAGCGGCTCAGAGCGGATCCCTCGCGGCTCGCGGTGCTGGGGGACGGCACGCAGGCGAAACCCTACCTGTACGTGAGGGACCTGGTGGCCGCGATGCTGCTCGTGGTCGATCGGGCTCCGGAGGAGTTCGCGGTCTACCACGTCGGCCCGGAGGATCGGACGTCGGTGCGCGAGATCGCGGAGATCGTCGTGGAGGAGATGGGCGTCACCGGGATCCCCATCGAGTACAGCGGCGGGCCGAAGGGCTGGGTCGGTGACGTCCCCAGCTTCGGCTACGACCTCGGGAAGATCAAGGCGCTCGGGTTCGTGGTGCCCCGGACGTCCACCGAGGCCGTGCGTCTCGCGGTGCGTCGAATCCTGGGCCGGGCGTGA
- a CDS encoding HAD-IIIA family hydrolase, producing MTPPPAARAVLVAGGRGTRIRSISGDLIPKALVPVAGEPIVFRQLELLARHGVREVAVLAGHLADELRAGMAPRARELGIELRFFVERTPLGTAGGLPAARAFLAGTDFVVIYADVAVEMDLDRLRDRHRESGAAATIVAHPNDHPHDSDLIRCDDGDRVVEILPKHGRIPADYPNLVPAAVYFAGDGLFQHLSPGAAQDFIRDVFPRMVASGAPVLAYRTPEYLRDMGTPERYAMVERDLESGLVARMRFSNRRPAVFFDRDGVINREVGGHGLVRVDQLDILPGSPRAVRRVNDAGWLAVLVTNQPQIAKGLVSAAELRAIHARLETRLGLEGARLDRIYHCPHHPDRGFEGEVPELKFECDCRKPLAGMILRAAADLPVDLAASCLIGDSWRDVGAARAAGLDAYGVRTGVGCRDCTAPFRPDLVFTDADEAAAFAVSDLSDASALADRVERLLASRGRPVTVGICGVARSGKSTLSHGLVKTLRRRLIPSLHVRLDDWIQPVEAREPGSTAESRCRVDLYPALLDDLSSGRVVEVRAYDPASRTARGEVSYRPSGARVRILDGLFACHEGIRDRLDLALLLEIDEREFATRFREFYRWKGDPDGEIERRLASRVEEELQAVRAQRKLVDDVLTPVKLEDRP from the coding sequence GTGACGCCGCCGCCCGCGGCCCGCGCCGTTCTCGTCGCCGGGGGACGGGGGACGAGGATCAGGAGCATCTCGGGCGACCTCATTCCCAAGGCGCTCGTCCCCGTCGCGGGCGAGCCGATCGTCTTCCGTCAGCTCGAGCTGCTGGCGCGGCACGGCGTCCGGGAGGTCGCCGTCCTCGCAGGCCACCTCGCCGACGAGCTCCGCGCCGGCATGGCGCCCCGCGCCCGCGAGCTCGGGATCGAGCTCAGGTTCTTCGTGGAACGAACGCCCCTCGGCACGGCGGGCGGCCTCCCCGCAGCGAGAGCGTTCCTCGCGGGGACGGACTTCGTCGTGATCTACGCCGATGTCGCGGTCGAGATGGACCTCGACCGACTCCGCGATCGGCACCGCGAGAGCGGGGCCGCCGCCACGATCGTCGCGCACCCGAACGACCATCCGCACGACTCCGACCTCATCCGCTGCGACGACGGGGACCGCGTCGTGGAGATCCTCCCCAAGCACGGACGCATCCCGGCGGACTATCCGAACCTGGTCCCCGCTGCGGTGTACTTCGCCGGCGACGGACTGTTCCAGCACCTCTCACCCGGGGCGGCGCAGGATTTCATCCGGGACGTGTTCCCCCGGATGGTGGCCTCGGGCGCCCCTGTCCTCGCGTATCGGACCCCGGAGTATCTCCGCGACATGGGCACCCCGGAGCGCTACGCGATGGTCGAGCGGGATCTCGAAAGCGGCCTCGTCGCCCGCATGCGTTTCTCGAACCGACGCCCGGCGGTCTTCTTCGATCGCGACGGCGTGATCAACCGCGAGGTGGGCGGTCACGGGCTCGTGCGCGTCGACCAGCTGGACATCCTCCCCGGCTCGCCACGGGCCGTTCGCCGGGTCAACGACGCGGGGTGGCTCGCGGTGCTCGTGACCAACCAGCCGCAGATCGCGAAAGGACTCGTGTCGGCGGCGGAGCTCCGCGCGATCCACGCCCGTCTCGAGACCCGCCTCGGCCTCGAGGGGGCCCGGCTCGACCGGATCTACCACTGCCCCCACCATCCCGATCGCGGCTTCGAGGGGGAGGTTCCCGAGCTGAAATTCGAGTGCGACTGCCGGAAGCCCCTCGCGGGGATGATCCTCCGCGCCGCCGCCGACCTGCCCGTCGACCTCGCGGCGTCCTGCCTGATCGGAGACAGCTGGCGAGACGTCGGGGCGGCGCGCGCCGCGGGACTCGACGCCTACGGCGTCCGGACCGGCGTGGGGTGCCGCGATTGCACCGCTCCGTTCAGGCCGGATCTCGTCTTCACCGACGCGGACGAGGCTGCCGCGTTCGCGGTCTCGGACCTCTCCGACGCTTCGGCGCTCGCGGACCGGGTGGAGCGTCTCCTCGCCTCGCGGGGTCGTCCCGTCACCGTGGGAATCTGCGGCGTCGCCCGCTCCGGGAAGAGCACGCTGTCCCACGGCCTGGTCAAGACCCTGCGCCGCCGCCTGATCCCGTCCCTCCACGTGCGGCTCGACGACTGGATCCAGCCCGTCGAGGCGCGGGAGCCCGGCTCCACGGCGGAGAGTCGTTGTCGGGTCGACCTCTACCCCGCGCTCCTCGACGACCTGTCGAGCGGGCGCGTGGTCGAGGTGCGCGCGTACGACCCGGCGAGCCGCACGGCGCGCGGCGAGGTGTCGTATCGCCCGTCGGGGGCGCGCGTGCGGATTCTCGACGGCTTGTTCGCGTGTCACGAGGGGATCAGGGACCGACTCGACCTCGCCCTCCTGCTCGAGATCGACGAACGCGAGTTCGCGACGCGGTTCCGGGAGTTCTACCGCTGGAAGGGCGATCCCGACGGAGAGATCGAGCGGCGGCTCGCGTCCCGCGTCGAGGAGGAGTTGCAAGCCGTGCGCGCGCAACGTAAATTGGTGGACGATGTTCTGACCCCCGTGAAACTCGAGGATCGACCGTGA
- a CDS encoding GHMP kinase yields the protein MIVSSAPFRISFAGGGSDLPVYYRRAKGAVLSATINKYIYISVHPYFNRRQTLLKYSQNEQVDSIDEIRHPIFREALRDLWPAGGLEIVSTADVPSGTGLGSSSSFTVALLHALYAYRGVFCSKEKLARGACAMEIERLGEPIGKQDQYAAAYGGLNFIEFNPDETVTTTPVILPKETATRLQQSLLLFYMGDQREASDILRDQAKQLSMSPERFENLARMVALAHEMRDRLLEGSLDAFARALHQGWELKRTLSSKIATSKIDAYYHRALEYGAKGGKLLGAGGGGFLMLYCEPGDQDRLRKAMFDCFELPFHFDWGGTRIVFVGERHTEEGFVT from the coding sequence GTGATCGTCTCGTCGGCGCCGTTCCGCATCAGCTTCGCCGGGGGCGGCTCCGATCTTCCGGTTTACTACCGGCGCGCGAAAGGCGCGGTGCTGTCCGCGACGATCAACAAGTACATCTACATCTCGGTGCACCCGTATTTCAACCGCCGTCAGACGCTGCTGAAGTACTCCCAGAACGAGCAGGTGGACTCCATCGACGAGATCCGTCACCCGATCTTCCGCGAGGCGCTCCGCGACCTGTGGCCCGCGGGTGGGCTCGAGATCGTGTCCACCGCCGACGTCCCGTCGGGCACCGGCCTCGGCTCGTCGAGCTCGTTCACCGTCGCGCTCCTGCACGCTCTCTACGCGTATCGCGGCGTCTTCTGCTCGAAGGAGAAGCTGGCCCGCGGAGCGTGCGCGATGGAGATCGAGCGCCTCGGCGAGCCGATCGGCAAGCAGGATCAGTACGCCGCGGCGTACGGCGGCCTGAACTTCATCGAGTTCAATCCGGACGAGACCGTGACCACGACCCCGGTGATCCTACCCAAGGAGACGGCGACGAGGCTCCAGCAGAGCCTGCTGCTGTTCTACATGGGCGACCAGCGGGAGGCCAGCGACATCCTGAGGGACCAGGCGAAGCAGCTCTCGATGAGCCCGGAGCGCTTCGAGAACCTCGCGCGGATGGTCGCCCTCGCCCACGAGATGAGGGACCGGCTGCTCGAGGGGAGCCTAGATGCGTTCGCGCGCGCGCTTCACCAGGGGTGGGAGCTGAAGCGGACGCTGTCGTCGAAGATCGCGACCTCGAAGATCGACGCGTACTACCATCGGGCCCTCGAGTACGGCGCGAAGGGCGGCAAGCTCCTCGGCGCCGGTGGGGGCGGTTTCCTGATGCTCTACTGCGAGCCCGGGGACCAGGACCGGCTGAGGAAGGCGATGTTCGATTGCTTCGAGCTGCCGTTCCACTTCGACTGGGGCGGCACCCGAATCGTGTTCGTCGGTGAGCGCCACACGGAAGAGGGGTTCGTGACCTAG
- a CDS encoding SIS domain-containing protein, producing MTYHATPESYRSDYLRVLHGLDLAQIDRFVGVLEGALEAGSTVYIFGNGGSGATASHIACDMNKGVSYGKARRFKVVCLNDNVPTMMAYANDVTYDDVFVEPLRNFLSSSDVVVGISGSGNSENVIRAIDFANEVGAMTVGLSGYSGGRLKQKARLSVHVAADDMQMAEDVHLMVGHMAMQALCTRG from the coding sequence ATGACCTATCACGCAACGCCGGAGAGCTACCGGAGCGACTACCTGCGGGTCCTCCACGGTCTGGACCTCGCGCAGATCGACCGGTTCGTCGGGGTGCTCGAGGGCGCGCTCGAGGCAGGCTCCACCGTGTACATCTTCGGCAACGGGGGCTCGGGGGCGACCGCCTCGCACATCGCGTGCGACATGAACAAGGGGGTCAGCTATGGGAAGGCGCGGCGATTCAAGGTCGTCTGCCTGAACGACAACGTTCCCACGATGATGGCCTACGCCAACGACGTCACGTATGACGACGTCTTCGTGGAGCCGCTGCGTAACTTCCTCTCGTCCTCCGACGTCGTCGTCGGAATCTCCGGGAGCGGGAACTCGGAGAACGTGATCCGGGCCATCGACTTCGCCAACGAGGTCGGCGCCATGACCGTGGGGCTCTCGGGTTACTCCGGCGGGAGGCTGAAACAGAAGGCGAGACTCTCGGTGCACGTCGCGGCGGACGACATGCAGATGGCGGAAGACGTCCACCTCATGGTCGGCCACATGGCGATGCAGGCGCTCTGCACCCGAGGATGA
- a CDS encoding glycosyltransferase family 2 protein has protein sequence MTTTGSATRSASERGRGGPLPISIVVLTFNEEENLPACLDSVLGWADAVYVVDGFSTDRTVEIARARGCTVLETDLRGYGPIYNWALGQIAFETDWIMRLDADEIATDGLREVLARELPHVGAEVAGLYVKRRIHFLGRFIRHGGCYPIWHLRIWRRGRGFCEERLADEHIVLTSGTAERLDGDIVDDSRKTLSWWVHKHNGYATREAIEQVRTEFGLGGGSQLEARLLGSQEQRKRWLNVKVYSHLPLFVRPTLYFLYRYVIKLGVLDGPEGLVWHVLQGFWYRFLVDAKIFEIRKAMRDRGLDARQAILEVCGQKV, from the coding sequence ATGACGACCACGGGATCCGCGACGCGATCCGCTTCCGAGAGGGGTCGAGGGGGGCCGCTCCCGATCAGTATCGTCGTCCTCACTTTCAACGAGGAGGAGAACCTCCCCGCCTGCCTCGACAGCGTCCTGGGCTGGGCGGACGCCGTCTACGTGGTGGACGGATTCTCCACGGACCGGACCGTCGAGATCGCCCGAGCGCGCGGGTGCACCGTGCTCGAGACCGATCTGCGCGGCTACGGACCGATCTACAACTGGGCCCTCGGCCAGATCGCGTTCGAGACCGACTGGATCATGCGCCTCGATGCCGACGAGATCGCGACCGATGGCCTGCGGGAGGTCCTCGCGAGGGAGCTTCCGCACGTCGGCGCCGAGGTCGCCGGCCTCTACGTCAAGCGACGCATTCACTTCCTGGGGCGCTTCATCCGGCACGGTGGGTGCTACCCGATCTGGCACCTCAGGATCTGGCGCCGGGGGAGGGGGTTCTGCGAGGAACGGCTCGCCGACGAGCACATCGTCCTGACGTCGGGAACCGCGGAGCGCCTCGATGGCGACATCGTCGACGACAGCCGGAAGACCCTCTCGTGGTGGGTCCACAAGCACAACGGGTACGCCACGCGGGAGGCGATCGAGCAGGTGCGGACCGAGTTCGGCCTGGGCGGCGGCTCCCAGCTCGAGGCTCGCCTCCTCGGCTCGCAGGAGCAGCGGAAGCGCTGGCTGAACGTGAAGGTCTACTCGCACCTTCCGCTGTTCGTCAGGCCGACGCTCTACTTCCTTTACCGTTACGTGATCAAGCTCGGCGTCCTCGATGGTCCCGAGGGGCTCGTCTGGCACGTCCTTCAGGGCTTCTGGTACCGGTTCCTGGTGGACGCGAAGATCTTCGAGATCCGCAAGGCGATGCGGGACCGAGGCCTCGACGCGCGGCAGGCGATCCTCGAGGTCTGCGGCCAGAAGGTCTGA